The Kribbella sp. HUAS MG21 genome includes the window CGATGACGACGAAGTTGATGCCCCAGACCACGACGACGGCGAGTGCGAGGACCAGGTCACGAGGCGTCATGCCGTCCAGTCTGGGCAGCGCTACACTTAAGAACCAGCACTGATTACTACCGCTATCAATGTAGGAGTGCTACATGATCGATCTCGGGCGGCTGCGCGCGCTGCACGCCGTGGCGCAGTACGGGTCGGTCAACCGCGCGGCGGAAGTGCTCGGCTACACGCCGTCCGCGGTCTCGCAGCAGCTCGCGAAGCTCGAGCGCGAGACGCGGACGACGCTCGTCGAGCGACAGGGCCGCGGGATCGTGCTGACCGACGCGGCAAGGCAGCTGGCCGCGACAGCGGCGCGGATCCTCGAGCTGGTCGAGGATGCTGAGCTGACACTGGAAGAGCAGCGCGGACAAGCGATCGGGACTTTGAGCATCGCGGCGTTCCCGACCGCGGCGCGCGGGCTGCTGCCGCCGGCGCTCGCGCGGCTGATCGACGCCCACGAGCAACTGGACGTCCGAGTGCTGGAGACGGACCCCTTCGAAGCGGTGGCGGCCGTCAACCGGGGCGAGATCGACATCGCGATCGTCCACGACTGGCAGAACACCCCGCTCGGACTGCCCGAGGGCCTGTCGCGCGTGAAGCTCGGCGTCGACCCGGCGGACGTGCTCGTGCCGGCCACGCATCGCCTGGCCGGCAAGGAGTTCGTGCGCGCGGAGGACCTGATCGGCGAGCGCTGGATCTGCCAGCCGACCGGGTCGATCTGCTACGAGTGGCTGATCCGGACGATGCGCCGCGCGGGCGTGGAGCCTGAGGTCGCGTACTCGGTCGCGGAGTACCAGACCCAGCTCGCGATGCTCGCCCGCGGCATCGGCATCGGCCTGCTGCCCCGGCTCGGGCGCGGACCGGTCCCCGACGGCGTGGTCGTCGTACCGCTGCAGCCCGCGCCGAGTCGCCGGCTGTACGCCGTCTGGCGGACGACCACGTCGCGCCGTCCGGCGATCAGCGTGACACTCGCTACCCTCAAAGCAGCCTGGCCGGACCGCGACACCGCCTGATCGGAAATGATCACATGCAGCGACCAGTTGACAGCGTTCCGCGCCTGCCGCTACGTTCCTGAGAACTATTAGGAAACCTTCCTAACCAACCTCCCCGACGCCCCTCGGAGGAAGTTCATGATCCGTTCCCTGATGGCCGGCGCTCTGCTGGCCGCTTCCACCCTGCTCCCGGTGACAGCCCAGGCCCAGACCCAGGCCGTCGCCGCGGACACCCCGGTCAGCCGCAACGGCCAGCTGCACGTGTGCGGCACCAAGCTCTGCAACGAGCGCAACGAGCCCGTCCAGTTGCGCGGGATGAGCACCCACGGTCTGCAGTGGTACTCCCAGTGCGTCAAGACCGCCTCGCTGGACGCGCTGGCCTACGACTGGAAGGCCGACATCCTGCGCATCTCGATGTACGTCCAGGAGGGCGGCTACGAGACCGACCCCGACGGCTTCACCGAGATGGTGAGCAACTACATCGACGAAGCGACCGCGCGCGGCATGTACGCACTGGTCGACTGGCACCAGCTCGACCCCGGCGACCCGAACGCGAACCTCGCGCTGGCGAAGCAGTTCTTCACCGAGATCGCGCAACGCCACCGCGACAACAACAACATCATCTACGACATCGCCAACGAGCCGAACGGCGTGAGCTGGGCCGGTATCAAGTCGTACGCCGAGCAGATGGTGCCGGTGATTCGCGCCCAGGACCCGGACAGCGTGATCTTCGTCGGCACCCACGGCTGGGCGTCGCTCGGCGTCTCGGACGGCCGCAGCGAGGCCGACGTGATCAGCAACCCCGTGAACGCGTCGAACCTGATGTACACGTTCCACTTCTACGCCGCGTCGCACAAGCAGGAGTACTTCGACGCGCTGTCCCGGGCGGCCGACAGGATCCCGTTGTTCGTCACGGAGTTCGGCACCCAGACCTACACCGGTGACGGCGGCAACGACTTCACCTGGTCGCAGAAGTACCTGGACTTCCTGGAGAGCAAGAAGATCGGCTGGACGAACTGGAACTTCTCCGACGACTTCCGCTCCGGCGCCGTGTTCAAGCAAGGCACCTGCGCCGGCAGCACCTTCACCGGTACGTCGGTCCTCAAGCCGGCCGGCGTCTGGGTCCGCGATCACATCCGCAACCGCACCGCCGCGACGGACGTCACCGACGTCAGCACCGCCGTCGAACTGAAGGACGCGCTGGCCGCGGCGCAGCCCGGCGACACGATCAGGCTGGCCGACGGCACGTACTCCGGCAACTTCAAGACCACCGTCGACGGCACCGCCTCGGCGCCGATCACGCTGACCGGTTCGCCGGCCGCGGTCCTGAAGGCCGGCGGCGGGTACGGCCTGCACCTCAACGGTGCGTCGTACTGGAACGTCAAGGGCATCACCGTGACCGGCGGCCAGAAGGGCATCATGATCGACAGCGCCACCCGGGTCACGATCGACGGCGTGACGGTGCACGACCTGGACATGGAGGGCGTGCACTTCCGGAACAGCAGCACGTACGGCGTGATCAAGAACTCCCGCATCTACGACACCGGCAACGATGGCCGCGGGATGGGCGAGGGCGTGTACGTCGGCAGCGCGGGCGGTACGTCGGACAAGTCGGACCGGGTGCAGATCATCGGCAACACGATCGGCCCGGACGTCGGCGGCGAGGCCATCGACCTCAAGGAGGGCACCACCGGCGGCCTGGTGTCCGGGAACACCTTCGACGGCAGCGGGCTGACCGGCGCGAACTACGACGACAGCTGGGTCGATGTCAAAGGCAACAACTACGTGATCGAGAACAACACCGGGAAGAACACCACGAACAACGGGTTCGAGACGCACACCCAGCAGTCCGGCTGGGGGTGCGGCACGGTGTTCCGCGACAACCACGCGGACCTGAACGGCGCCACCGGCAGCGGGCGGTACGCGTTCAACATCACCAACTACAACGCCTCGAGCTGCAAGGTCACCGTCGCCAGCAGCAACACGCGGACCGGCGGCCGGGCGCTGACCAACCCCGGCATCCCGGTCACCTGACGAAGCTCCCCGGCCGCCCTGCCCGGCGGCCGGGGTCTCCCGGCCCGGCTGGCCCGCCCCGTCAGCCGGGCCTGCCGACGATCTGCCGGAGTTTCTCCTCGGTCTCGTCGTCGAGCGCGGTGTAGACGGTGGCCCGGAGCGGCCCGAGCTGCGACAGCCACAGGTTGATCGGCTCGATCCGCAGGATGCCGAACCCGTCGACCTCCAGCATCTTCGTGCGGGTGCTCGGCGCGGCGACGTCGTACCGCTCCCAGAGCTCCGCGAAGGCCTGCGAGTTGCTCAGTAGCCCCTGGATCAGCTCCTGCCAGAGCGCGTCGCCGAGATGGTCGGCCGACGCCGCGCGGAACGCCGCGACCATGTGGTGCTTGGTCAGCTCGCCCTCGACGAAACTGCACTTCCAGCCGTCGGCGACGAAGGTGACCCAGAGCATGTTCCGCTGCTCGACCGGCACCTGCTCGAGGTCCAGCACCACCTTGCAGTACGCCTGGTTGAAGGCGAGGATGTCGTACCGCTCGTTCAGCACCACCGCCGGGTACGGCGAGACGGCGTCGAGCGTCTTCTGCACCGACGGAGGCAGCGCCGAGCAGCCGCTCTGCGTCGGGCCCAGCCGGAGCCCGGCCAACCGGAACAGGTGACTGCGCTCCTGCCGGTCGAACCGCAGCGCGGTCGCGATCGCCTCCAGCACCTGGGCGGACACGTTGATGTCGCGGCCCTGCTCGAGCCACGTGTACCAGGTGACGCCGACCCCCGCGAGCAGCGCGACCTCCTCGCGCCGCAACCCCGGCGTACGGCGCCGGCCGCCCGGCGCGAACCCGACCTCGTCCGGCCGGATCCGCTCGCGCCGGCTGCGCAAGAACACCCCGAGCTCCCGGCGCTGCGCCGTCACGGTTCTGTCGGTGGTTGCTGGGACAGTGGTCATGGCCCCATCATGAGTGCAACCGCAGCCGGGTGCCAGGTAGTACCAGTAATAGGATCGTCAGGCTCTCACCACCAGGCTCGGAAGGTCTGCAGGCTGATTCCATGACAGACCAGCTCCAAGCCACGACTGCCCCGTCGGAGGCTGCGGCGACGCCGCTGCGGCCAGTGGCTCTCACGACCCTGATCTTCGGCGCGTTCCTGCCGATGCTGTCCTTCTTCGTCATCAACGTCGCGCTGCCCGCGATCGGCTCCGACCTGCACGCCGGCTCCGGGGAGCTCCAGCTTGTCGTCGGCAGCTACGGGATCGCCGTGGCGACCTTGCTCGTCGTCGGCGGGCGGCTGGGCGACACCTTCGGTCGCAAGCGCCTGTTCCTGATCGGCCTGGCGGGTTTCACCGTGACGTCGCTGATCTGTGCGATGGCCCCGACGGTCGGCGTCCTGCTCGCCGCACGGGTCGTCCAAGGTGCTGCGGGCGCCGCGGTCACCCCACAGGTGCTCGCGACGATCACCAGCGTGCTCACCGGTCAGCATCGCGCCCGGGCGATGGCGATGTACGGCGTCGCGGGTGGCGCCGCGGCCGCGTTCGGCCAGATCCTCGGCGGCGTCCTGGTCGAGGCCGACGTGTTCGGCCTCGGCTGGCGGGCGGTGTTCCTCGTGAACGTTCCGGTCGGTCTGGTGGGCGTGGCTGCGGCGATCCGGCTGATCCCGGAGACGAAGGCGCACAAGTCCCAGCGCGTCGACCTCGTCGGCGCCGCGCTGCTCGCGCTGACGCTGGTCCTGCTGCTCCTGCCGCTCACCGAGGGGCGGCCGCTCGGCTGGCCGCTGTGGACGTGGGTCTGCCTCGCAGCGACGGTTCCGGCCGCGATCCTGCTCGGCGTCCACCAACATCGGGCTGAACGCGCCGGCGCGGCTCCGCTGATTCCTCCGACCGTGCTGCGGCTCAAGGCGATGCGAACCGGTCTGCAGCTGGCGGTCGCGTTCTTCACGACGTTCGGCGGCTTCATGTTCGTCTTCGCGCTCGCCACTCAGGGCGAGGCGCGGATGTCCCCACTGGAAGGCGGTCTGAGCCTGCTGCCGATGGCGGTCGGCTTCCTGATCACGTCGATCTACGGCCCGCGGCTCCAGGTCCGGTACGGCGCCGGTCTCATCGTGCGCGGCTGGATCATCCAGGGCGTCGGCTACGCACTGCTCGCGGTCGTCGCGCTCACCCTGTGGCCGAACGTCGACCCGTGGAAGCTCGCCGTACCGATGCTGGTCGCGGGCTTCGGCTCCGGGCTCGTCATGGTCCCGCTGATGGGCGTGGTCCTCAGCCAGGTCCCACCGGCCCAGGCAGGCCTCGGTAGCGGCATCCTCCTCACCAGCCAGCAGACCTGCCTCGCGCTAGGCGCAGCCACAGTCGG containing:
- a CDS encoding LysR family transcriptional regulator; amino-acid sequence: MIDLGRLRALHAVAQYGSVNRAAEVLGYTPSAVSQQLAKLERETRTTLVERQGRGIVLTDAARQLAATAARILELVEDAELTLEEQRGQAIGTLSIAAFPTAARGLLPPALARLIDAHEQLDVRVLETDPFEAVAAVNRGEIDIAIVHDWQNTPLGLPEGLSRVKLGVDPADVLVPATHRLAGKEFVRAEDLIGERWICQPTGSICYEWLIRTMRRAGVEPEVAYSVAEYQTQLAMLARGIGIGLLPRLGRGPVPDGVVVVPLQPAPSRRLYAVWRTTTSRRPAISVTLATLKAAWPDRDTA
- a CDS encoding cellulase family glycosylhydrolase, with protein sequence MIRSLMAGALLAASTLLPVTAQAQTQAVAADTPVSRNGQLHVCGTKLCNERNEPVQLRGMSTHGLQWYSQCVKTASLDALAYDWKADILRISMYVQEGGYETDPDGFTEMVSNYIDEATARGMYALVDWHQLDPGDPNANLALAKQFFTEIAQRHRDNNNIIYDIANEPNGVSWAGIKSYAEQMVPVIRAQDPDSVIFVGTHGWASLGVSDGRSEADVISNPVNASNLMYTFHFYAASHKQEYFDALSRAADRIPLFVTEFGTQTYTGDGGNDFTWSQKYLDFLESKKIGWTNWNFSDDFRSGAVFKQGTCAGSTFTGTSVLKPAGVWVRDHIRNRTAATDVTDVSTAVELKDALAAAQPGDTIRLADGTYSGNFKTTVDGTASAPITLTGSPAAVLKAGGGYGLHLNGASYWNVKGITVTGGQKGIMIDSATRVTIDGVTVHDLDMEGVHFRNSSTYGVIKNSRIYDTGNDGRGMGEGVYVGSAGGTSDKSDRVQIIGNTIGPDVGGEAIDLKEGTTGGLVSGNTFDGSGLTGANYDDSWVDVKGNNYVIENNTGKNTTNNGFETHTQQSGWGCGTVFRDNHADLNGATGSGRYAFNITNYNASSCKVTVASSNTRTGGRALTNPGIPVT
- a CDS encoding helix-turn-helix transcriptional regulator; the protein is MTTVPATTDRTVTAQRRELGVFLRSRRERIRPDEVGFAPGGRRRTPGLRREEVALLAGVGVTWYTWLEQGRDINVSAQVLEAIATALRFDRQERSHLFRLAGLRLGPTQSGCSALPPSVQKTLDAVSPYPAVVLNERYDILAFNQAYCKVVLDLEQVPVEQRNMLWVTFVADGWKCSFVEGELTKHHMVAAFRAASADHLGDALWQELIQGLLSNSQAFAELWERYDVAAPSTRTKMLEVDGFGILRIEPINLWLSQLGPLRATVYTALDDETEEKLRQIVGRPG
- a CDS encoding MFS transporter, with the translated sequence MTDQLQATTAPSEAAATPLRPVALTTLIFGAFLPMLSFFVINVALPAIGSDLHAGSGELQLVVGSYGIAVATLLVVGGRLGDTFGRKRLFLIGLAGFTVTSLICAMAPTVGVLLAARVVQGAAGAAVTPQVLATITSVLTGQHRARAMAMYGVAGGAAAAFGQILGGVLVEADVFGLGWRAVFLVNVPVGLVGVAAAIRLIPETKAHKSQRVDLVGAALLALTLVLLLLPLTEGRPLGWPLWTWVCLAATVPAAILLGVHQHRAERAGAAPLIPPTVLRLKAMRTGLQLAVAFFTTFGGFMFVFALATQGEARMSPLEGGLSLLPMAVGFLITSIYGPRLQVRYGAGLIVRGWIIQGVGYALLAVVALTLWPNVDPWKLAVPMLVAGFGSGLVMVPLMGVVLSQVPPAQAGLGSGILLTSQQTCLALGAATVGTAYLATAGTSWGQGGALAAVALAIAAISLLMTPITNRLRTSGQGA